A genomic stretch from Juglans microcarpa x Juglans regia isolate MS1-56 chromosome 3S, Jm3101_v1.0, whole genome shotgun sequence includes:
- the LOC121258359 gene encoding guanine nucleotide-binding protein subunit beta-2-like: MSVAELKDRHVAATETVNALRERLKQKRLSLLDTDVAGYAISKSRTSVSFGPTDLVCCRTLQGHTGKVYSLDWTPEKNRIVSASQDGRLIVWNALTSQKTHAIKLPCAWVMTCAFSPSGQSVACGGLDSVCSIFNLNSPMDKDGNLPMSKMLSGHKGYVSSCQYVPDEETRLITSSGDHTCVLWDITTGLRISLFGGEFQSGHTADVLSVSINGSNSRMFVSGSCDATACLWDTRVASRAVRTFHGHEGDVNTVKFFPDGNRFGTGSDDGTCRLFDIRTGHQLQVYHQQNNDNDVPHVTSIAFSISGRLLFAGYSNGDCYVWDTLLATVVLNLGSLQNSHEARISCLGLSADGSALCTGSWDANLKIWAFGGHRTVI; encoded by the exons atgtCCGTTGCCGAGCTCAAAGACCGCCACGTGGCTGCCACGGAGACTGTGAACGCTCTCAGGGAGCGCCTTAAGCAGAAACGGCTCTCTCTGCTCGACACCGATG TTGCGGGTTATGCGATATCGAAGAGTCGGACCTCGGTCAGCTTCGGACCCACCGATCTGGTCTGCTGTAGAACACTTCAGGGTCATACAGGCAAG GTGTATTCACTGGATTGGACTCCTGAGAAGAATCGAATTGTCAGTGCATCTCAAGACGGTCGGTTGATAGTGTGGAATGCTTTAACAAGCCAGAAGACTCATGCAATAAAGCTGCCTTGTGCATGGGTCATGACTTGTGCTTTCTCACCATCTGGTCAATCTGTTGCCTGTGGTGGTCTTGATAGTGTATGCTCTATCTTTAACCTTAATTCCCCCATGGACAAGGATGGCAATTTACCAATGTCAAAAATGCTTAGTGGGCATAAGGGGTATGTTTCATCCTGTCAATATGTTCCAGATGAGGAAACTCGCTTAATCACCAGTTCTGGTGATCACACGTGTGTTTTGTGGGATATTACTACAGGCCTTAGAATTTCTCTTTTCGGAGGTGAATTTCAGTCTGGACACACTGCAGATGTACTAAG TGTCTCGATTAATGGATCAAACTCAAGAATGTTTGTATCTGGTTCCTGTGATGCAACTGCCTGTTTGTGGGACACTCGTGTTGCAAGCCGAGCGGTGCGAACATTTCATGGACATGAGGGAGATGTTAATACTGTAAAATTCTTTCCAGATGGCAATAGATTTGGAACAGGCTCAGATGATGGAACTTGCAGGTTATTTGATATAAGAACAGGGCACCAACTCCAAGTATACCATCAGCAGAACAATGATAATGATGTCCCTCATGTGACCTCCATTGCATTCTCTATATCAGGAAGACTTCTCTTTGCCGGATATTCAAATGGTGATTGTTATGTTTGGGACACGTTATTGGCAACG GTGGTTTTGAACTTGGGATCACTCCAGAACTCACATGAGGCCCGGATAAGCTGTTTGGGTTTATCAGCTGATGGAAGTGCGTTATGTACAGGAAGTTGGGATGCAAACCTAAAG ATATGGGCTTTTGGAGGGCATAGGACGGTAATCTGA
- the LOC121258319 gene encoding coatomer subunit gamma-2-like, protein MAQQLVKKDDDRDDEADYSPFLGIEKGAVLQEARVFNDPQLDPRRCSQVITKLLYLLNQGEAFTKIEATEVFFAVTKLFQSRDTGLRRMVYLIIKELSPSADEVIIVTSSLMKDMTSTTDMYRANAIRVLCRITEGTLLTQIERYLKQAIVDKNPVVASAALVSGIHLFQTTPEIVKRWSNEVQEAVQSRVALVQFHALALLHQIRQNDRLAVSKLVSSLTKSTVRSPLAQCLLIRYTSQVIRESAINTQTGDRPFYDFLEGCLRLKAEMVIFEAARAITELSGVTTRELTPAITVLQLFLSSSKPVLRFAAVRTLNKVAMTHPMAVTNCNIDMESLISDQNRSISTLAITTLLKTGNESSVDRLMKQITNFMSDIADEFKIVVVEAIRSLCLKFPLKYRSLMNFLSNILREEGGFEYKKAIIDSIVILIRDIPEAKESGLLHLCEFIEDCEFTYLSTQILHFLGNEGPKTSDPNKYIRYIYNRVHLENATVRASAVSTLAKFGALVDSLKPRIFVLLRRCLFDSDDEVRDRATLYLNTLGGDGSVVETDKDVKDFLFGSLDLPLVNLETSLKNYEPSEEPFDINSVPREIKTQPLAEKKGPSKKPTGLAAPPTAPASTIDAYEKLLSSIPEFADFGKLFKSSAPVELTEAETEYSVNVVKHIFDGHVVFQYNCTNTIPEQLLEHVTVVVDASEAEEFSQVVSKPLKSLPYDTPGLIVVAFEKPEGVPAVGKFTNMLRFTVKEVDPTTGEAEDDGVEDEYQLEDLEVVAADYMLKVGVSNFRNAWENMGEDCERVDEYGLGPRESLAAAVSAVINLLGLQPCEGTEVVPSNSRSHTCLLSGVYIGNVRVLVRISFGIDGPKEVAMKLAVRSEDETVSDAIHEIVASG, encoded by the exons ATGGCCCAGCAGCTAGTAAAGAAGGACGATGATCGTGACGACGAAG CGGATTACTCTCCGTTTCTCGGGATCGAGAAGGGTGCTGTTCTACAGGAAGCTAGGGTTTTCAATGACCCGCAGCTAGATCCTAGGAGATGCTCCCAG GTTATTACAAAGCTTCTGTACCTACTTAATCAAGGGGAGGCATTCACAAAG ATTGAAGCCACAGAAGTTTTCTTTGCAGTGACGAAACTTTTCCAGTCAAGAGATACAGGGTTAAGGAGAATGGTGTATTTGATCATAAAGGAGCTTTCTCCTTCTGCGGATGAG GTTATTATTGTGACAAGCTCCCTCATGAAGGACATGACTAGCACGACTGACATGTATCGGGCGAATGCTATTCGTGTGCTTTGCCGGATAACAGAAGGAACCCTTCTCACCCAAATTGAACGTTACCTGAAACAAGCAATAGTTGACAAGAATCCAGTTGTTGCAAGTGCAGCCTTAGTTAGTGGGATTCATTTGTTCCAG ACAACGCCAGAGATTGTGAAGAGGTGGAGCAATGAGGTTCAGGAAGCGGTTCAGTCGAGGGTGGCCCTTGTACAATTTCATGCTCTGGCTTTGCTTCATCAG ATAAGACAAAATGATCGGCTAGCTGTAAGCAAGTTGGTTAGCAGCTTGACAAAGTCCACCGTCCGTTCTCCTTTGGCCCAATGCCTTTTGATTCGCTATACTAGTCAG GTTATCCGTGAGTCGGCCATAAACACACAAACAGGAGACCGtcctttttatgattttcttgagGGTTGTTTACGCCTGAAGGCAGAAATGGTGATCTTTGAGGCTGCCAGAGCAATCACGGAACTCAGTGGTGTCACTACTAGAGAACTGACTCCAGCAATTACTGTTCTTCAGCTCTTTTTAAGCTCTTCCAAACCAGTGTTGAGATTTGCTGCTGTCCGTACTTTGAACAAG GTTGCAATGACACATCCAATGGCCGTCACTAACTGCAACATTGATATGGAGAGTTTAATTTCTGACCAGAACAGAAGCATTTCCACACTTGCGATCACCACACTTTTGAAGACAGGAAATGAATCAAGTGTGGATCGCCTGATGAAGCAGATAACAAATTTCATGTCAGATATTGCTGATGAGTTCAAAATTGTTGTAGTGGAAGCCATAAGATCTTTGTGTCTGAAGTTTCCATTGAAGTACAGATCTCT gatgaacTTCCTAAGCAATATTCTCAGAGAAGAAGGTGGATTTGAGTACAAAAAGGCAATCATAGATTCAATCGTGATCCTCATAAGGGATATCCCTGAAGCAAAAGAGAGTGGATTACTTCATCTCTGTGAATTCATTGAAGATTGTGAATTTACCTATCTTTCCACGCAG ATTCTCCACTTCCTGGGAAATGAAGGGCCAAAAACCTCAGATCCTAACAAATATATACGGTACATTTACAACCGAGTACATCTTGAAAATGCAACTGTTCGGGCCAGTGCTGTGAGCACCTTGGCAAAGTTTGGTGCTCTGGTTGATTCATTGAAG CCCCGCATTTTTGTTCTGTTGAGACGATGCCTCTTTGACAGTGATGATGAG GTCCGTGATAGGGCAACACTCTATCTGAATACACTCGGTGGTGATGGTTCAGTTGTTGAAACTGATAAAGATGTGAAGGACTTCCTCTTTGGATCACTGGACCTCCCACTTGTTAATTTGGAGacaagtttgaaaaattat GAGCCTTCAGAAGAACCTTTTGACATTAATTCTGTGCCCAGGGAGATTAAGACCCAGCCACTTGCTGAGAAGAAAGGCCCAAGCAAAAAGCCAACTGGGCTGGCTGCTCCACCAACTGCCCCTGCATCCACCATTGATGCTTATGAAAAGCTGCTTTCCTCTATTCCAGAGTTTGCAGACTTTGGGAAGCTTTTCAAG TCTTCAGCACCTGTGGAGCTTACAGAAGCTGAAACAGAATACTCGGTCAATGTTGTTAAGCATATTTTTGATGGGCATGTGGTGTTTCAATACAACTGCACCAATACGATTCCTGAGCAATTACTAGAACAT GTCACTGTTGTCGTGGATGCTTCAGAAGCGGAGGAATTCTCTCAAGTTGTATCCAAGCCTCTCAAATCTCTCCCTTATGATACACCTGGACTGATCGTTGTGGCATTTGAGAAGCCAGAAGGAGTCCCTGCTGTGGGAAAATTTACAAACATGTTACGTTTCACTGTTAAAGAG GTCGATCCAACCACCGGTGAGGCAGAGGATGATGGCGTTGAAGATGAATACCAGCTAGAGGACCTGGAGGTTGTGGCAGCTGATTACATGTTGAAAGTGGGGGTCTCTAATTTCAGAAATGCATGGGAAAACATGGGCGAAGATTGTGAGAGGGTAGATGAATATGGCCTTGGCCCAAGGGAGAGCTTGGCTGCAGCTGTAAGTGCTGTGATCAACCTTCTTGGCCTGCAGCCTTGCGAG GGCACAGAGGTTGTCCCAAGCAATTCAAGATCACACACTTGTCTGTTATCCGGAGTATATATAGGCAATGTAAGGGTTCTTGTGCGCATATCTTTTGGAATTGATGGTCCAAAGGAAGTAGCAATGAAACTGGCTGTCAGATCTGAGGATGAGACTGTCAGTGATGCTATTCACGAGATTGTGGCAAGCGGCTAG